agagagagagagagagagagagagagagagagagagagagagagagaaagagagaaagagagagagaaagagagagagagagagagagagagagagagagagagagagagagagagagagagagagagagagagagagagagagagagagagagagagagagagagagagagagagagagagttattctAATGGtaattcagatatacatatacatatatatatatatatatatatatatatatatatagagagagagagagagagagagagagagagagagagagagagagagagagagagagagagagagagagagagagagagagagagaaagagagaaagagagaaagagagagagagagagagagagagagagagagagagagagagagagagagagagagagagagagagagagagagagagagagagagagaaagagagaagagagaaagagagagagagagagagagagagagagagagagacagagagaaagagagagagagagagagagagagagagagagagagagagagagagaaaaagagagagagaaagagagagagaaagagagagagaaagagagagagaaagagagagagaaagagagagagagagagagagagagagagagagagagagagagagagagagagagagagagagagagagagagagagagagagagagagatatggagtgagagggaagaagtgaaagagggaggaagggagggggtgagtgagtgagcgatatTCAGAATACCTTGTATGACCAATCAAATATGATAGTGGTGTCAATGGATTATTACTttcaataaagaaatataaagaaattatgCCATGGAACAGCCATCTCCAATGCCCACAATCTTGGCCCcagtagcaggggagggcatggatggTACCCAGGAAATTGTaggtaaaatataaataacatccAGAGAATTGGTTAATATATAGTCAAATGCAGGGGGTTGTACTCGTTGCAGTCCCCTTTGGGGGGCTACTGCCCCCAACCCCTGCTATGTATGACAAAGAATTCACCATGACAGACTCAGCATCAGGTGCTCCCACACATTGGTTGTacactctatcctgccgtgaatatgaggaggatttttttcttccagAGCAAGGGTAAAGGAACCATAGCTCCCACATGGGAGGGTTGCAGGAGGCACTGGCCCCTGcattggatattattattatagtgacaTAATCCctgtatatcattcatatttcaCCCCACTTTACCCTGgtgcctttcatgccctcccctgttgCGTGTGTGAATAAAGTATAATAAAGTCACACAGTTTACATCATGATTACATTGGGCTGATATCATATGATTTTGGAGGTAactactggtacggcagaaaaACCTGTGATTGGTGTCCTGCACAAATGTGATAAAATCAacaaggtaaggttaggttatgtAACCCAATTAAAAATATGCAACTTTAAAACACTATGAACATCTTTGCAAAGCTGTTAACTTCCTTTGTCTTTCAACATCAGATAGAAGTCTAAAACTataatttcattttgtttactCGTTACATAACTGCAAGATATAAAAAAACGCACCAtagtaaacaaaacacaaacctgGACTAGTCATTAAAGATCTCTGACATGGTTTTCTCTTCACCTGAGAAATAGATCTGTAAGCTGTAAGATTGGAACTAATAAACGAAACCGTTTTAAAGTATCGCAAAACTCCCCAGGTCTTGCGAATACACATATACGAAGCCATGCTCGTGTGTTTACGACATCAGCTGATTCACGCCGCGTTCGCATATGGTTTGTTCGTGCAGCCGGGATGGGATGCGGGGGTGGGGAGAGCGGTGAAataaataatttgataaatagataaacatattaacaaatatataaatagataaatatatggataaatatataaatagaaaaaagaatagatagatagataaataaataaccaggtaaataaatgtatgaatatataaatgaataagaattagATTAAGAATAAGACTAGAAAATGAATAGTACCGAAATAGTTTATATAGGGAAGGAAGTAAATACATCCAGTAAAAATGTTTTCAAGAAAGAgttgaaataggaaaataaatgtatgcatacagtaATATAGtacaaagaaataagaatgaaaaattaaaaggaacagacaaataataggaatgataataggaagggaagggtgatatCACCTTTTGAAGTATTTGTTTGATACGTGACTAATAGGCAACAACAATTTTATAATGCAGCGGGCTAATTACAATTTTACAAGTACAATAGCCGAGATCAATAAGATTTTGCAATATAAGTTTAGTATAGCATAGTATCTTATAACGAATTTATTTTAGATGGGGCTGGGCTACCTTTAACAGTATTTAACACGTAATTAATATTTAACGCCATCCTCTGAATACCAATATATGACACACATTTTCTAATTGTCAGGAGGTAGGGGAGACTCCCGAAAAGTATTTGAAACATATATAATGGGTGCTATTATGTATGAATTTTCTACTGCATAGATTTTGGCGCTATCTTTCAGACAGATTTCTAGCGGATTCCCTTTAAACTGTCTTGTCACCCAAAGAAAAGTTGGATTGCAAAGAATACTCATCTTATGCTTATTATTgctcatcgttgttatcattgttactactacaactaccacaactactaagCCTTCTactgctatgataatgataatgatcacgatgatgacaatattgatgataataatgatgacgagagtaatagtaatgatactgataatgataataaaacaatgattataaggataataatactgatgatattactaatatcgatgcaacaacaacaataataataacaataataatggtgataacaataacaataatgacaatgagaatgataatattaaggctAATAAACaatgatgcttataatgatagtgctaataatatagaaaataatcatgatgatgatgatgataataatgataatgataataattataatgataatgctacgacttatactgttataataataatgataacgatgattacaataatgaggatagtgataataatgataattaaaataatgataatgataataatactgataatattaaataataacgataacaacaacgacagcaataacaatactaatagcaacaacagtaataataataacaaaaacaatattgataataataatgataatattgagagagagagagggtggggggggggagggtgctagagagaaagagagagagagagagagagagagagaagagagagagagagagagagagagagagagagagagagagaggagagagagagagagagagagagaagagagagaggggggggtggggtgggtgggggggtgctagaagagagggagagagaaagtgagagggagagagagagagagagagagagagagagagagagagagagagagagagagagagagagagagagagagagagagagagagagagagagagtgagagagagaggaggggaggggggtgctagagagagagagagagaaagagagagagagagagagagagagagagagagagagagagagagagagagagagagagagagagagagagagagagagagagagagagagagagagagagttagagttagagagagaggggggagggggtagagagagagagagagagagagagagagagagagagagagagagagagagagagagagagagagagagagagagagagagagagagagagagagttagagttagagagagagggggggagggggtggtagagagagagagagagagagagagagagagagagagagagagagagagagagagagagagagagagagagagagagagagagagagagagagagagagagagagagagagaggagagagagagagagagagaggagagagagagtgatatatatatatatatatatatatatatatatatatatatatatatataatagagagagagagagagagagagagagagagagagagagagagagagagagagagagagagagagggagaaagagagagagagagagagagagagagaggagagagaagagagagagaggagagagagagagagagagagagagagagagagagagagagagagagagagagagagagagagagagagagagagagagagagagagagagagagagagagagagagagagagagagagagagagagagagagagagaaacttccaTTTATCTCTATAACCTGTATATCGGCCATGCACTCTATACCAACaaccattttcattactaatttCCAATATCaccaaaatacacaaaataatatGCAATCAAACACAAATGGAAATATAACATTGTGTTGCTTCTGCAAACCTATATCGAAATTTGACTTCCATCCCAATTATACTCATAATAAATAACACATACTCAatgtatatgatcatatatatacctattttccACCAgagagtatatacgtatatagtctttgatttCCACTAGGATATTTGCCTACCACGTTCTCCTAGCCTCAGTGACGTAACGCCAAACGTCCCTCCTCAGTGACCTTCgctgatagcaacaacaacatcgtCACCTTTTGCCCCGAGTGATAATACACAGTGGGCCTTCATGGTGCTTCAGAGGACACATGGGGAGATATTTGACGCGGATTTAGAGCATGGCGGCCCCACTCAAGCCCTGGGAGAGGAATATACCCGTTAACCAGAGGCAACCCAGCTTCAACCCCGACCAAACTAATTCGtgagtggtgaaggtggtgaggcTGATGCACCATTTTATTAAGGGTTGATTAAAAGTTCGAGGGTGGGGTGTTCTCTCACTTCTTGCATCTGGTTGTGTTCTGTGTCTGATAAGATAGGGGAGTGGGCCAATCTCAGAGGCTAACATACTGTCTGTTTATGAGGAATTTTAGTATTTTTGAGGATTTTGAGCTTGAATATTAAAGGGTTGAGATGATTGTCTATAATGACAATGCAACATCCATTGTTACATAATGCAAAGCTTAgtagttgcttttattattatctgaggAACAGACCTAGTAATAGAAGATGTTTTTAACATTCAGGATAATGATATAAGGAATTTTGTTGACCGGCAGCCGGTTCACGAGAACTTCAAGTACagtgtaacaatgataaaatacttCTTGACATCATATATTTAACCTTTGGATATATTCAGAAAAGATCTACATtgcatatatttgttatttagtTATTGATGAATTGTTTGTGATATCTAATATGCATTTGTAAAGATATTATACTGTGGAAAATAGGTATGCCAACTACATTTGCACCAATAGCTGGTGCGGGTATGAATTATTCCtgggaaattgtggggtaaacaataaaaaaaagccagaaataaaaattaatttcAGTTGTAAGCAAAGACATAAGCTGTATTCCATTAAATACCAttaataagtgtatgtatatatatatatatatatatatatatatatatatatatatatatatatatatatatatatatatatatatatcacagcttCCATTAAATACCATTaataagtgtatttatatatatgtatatatatatatatatatatatatatatatatatatatatatatatatatatatatatatcaaaataccaGGGAGAGAGTCTGTGGAATGACAATGGTGGCGGCCCTGACGAGTCCATTGCATCAAGTGATTGGTGCGACTACTTTACTCCGGCAAAGGCCACTTAATTTTCACCAGATCCTGGTCTGGTTTAGCAAGGCTGAGTTTCATCAACCAGACTCAGCTCAGGTCCCAGAGCTTTCTACTGCTATAGTATAATTACGCTCCTAGGTTTGGCATTTCCATACTGGCTCCAGAATGCTTTAGAGAAAGTTGTAACTGTTCAAGAATAATCAACATTTCCAAGATAATCATAGACTATAGGTCATCACTGCTTGGGAAAAAATGAGCTTGATATCCTAAAAAGAACTATAGGTTTAGGCTAGGATTCATAGTTCCTGAGCTAGGCCTGATCAAAACATGGTAATCCCAGACTTGATTCTGACGTTATTGTTAGGTAAAGCTAGtggaaattttattttattaaagtGATATAAAAAGTTCTATATTGCCAGAATGTGTTCGGAGAATAAGAATATGTATTAGCCTTTTCCAGAACACTAAAAATCAGCTGCATGATGCTACGTCAGTCTCATTACCACCAGTGTTTATGCTGTATTAGGTTTTCCAAAGAAATTATTATATTTGCAAGTAATCCATTGATACAAAAATTGTTACCTTGGAAAATAAGACTTGGTAAACAGAATACCCTGGAAACTTATTTTCATACCGAGTTTGTGTTGCCTTACAACTTCATGATTGAGGAAGAGTTTGGATTGGCTTTTCATCAAATGTGATTTTATTTGTAAACTTCTTAGTCTCCTAAGAAGGTTACAAATGATAAATTATCCTTTTTAGGAAATTATAATTCCATTGTAAGTTTGTGCAGTCATAGAATGGTGGAGGATTTTTGTGTGCACAGTTTGCAAAACTGCAAGAATCTGTGGACAAGTTATTGATTGCTTGACAATGATAAGTCTAGTGTTCTTTAGACATGAACTGTGAAAATTGGGTAGAAGATTGCAAATGCATTACATTAAAGTATCTAATTTACAATTTAAAACCTTGGAAagctatttatgtatgtgtaacatATGAACGATTTTGTGTGGATAGAGGCATAAGCTAGATAGTCCATGGCCTATCACAGCTAAACTGGTGGTTCGCAATTCGCAAAGTTGTAGGCCAACTTGCAAGGTGTTTATAAGAGTTCATATTAAGAATATACAATAAATTTGGCTTGAAAGAAAATTGTATTCACTAAGATAAATATATCTAGTGTAGATTGctgaaaactttttttctcttactctgccTAAATTTTGTGGTGGGGGTTCGTGGTTGTATCATAAGTTTAAGTAAGGGTTTATCAGTATAAAAATGTTGGGAACCACTGCATTAAGTCTGATATAATGTGCATTAAAATATGTTATGAAAAATACTGGAGAGGAAACTTCATACAAAATGAATTATTCTTATTAGGAATATTATAGTAATGGCCAAGGATTTTTTCTGCCTAACTTAGCCTATTCACCGAGTATTGATGGTCTTGATGAACAGAAATTATATGTAGCATAGAGAATTTAAGTCTAAACTGGTCAAGAGGATAACATATTAGGAACGACTTATTCCTACAGGTCTaggatataattattattattttaaaaaatattgcaTTTACTTTAGATTTGTTTAGGCTATAGGAATGTATAACAATGGACCAACACTCatgattgttatattttttatagcAAGCTTTGTCAAACCTGATCTAAGTTTAGGCCTAATCCTAAATTAACATAACTAGATCCAGCTAAACAAAACATCACCAAATCTTACCTGTCCAAGCCTAACTTTGTCTAAATGTGTTGTCTcagtatatagttatatgtataatatcctTTAAATAGCTAGattactctttttttctaatgTCATTCTGAAAAAAACATCATAAGGAACTTTAAAAAGAAGGCTGGGAAATTCACTAGTGTATTTGAATATTAGCTCTCTGACAGTGTATGGATATtggtaaattgataaatagattgatagatatgatagctaatacttatatatatagactgtatgtgtgtatttatgatatatgtgaCTTTTAATAATTGTTTAAACTCACCAGTGAATTCTTTTTCAGATTTGTCACAACGCCTCCACACATGGCCCAgagtggaggcggtggaggagtcAGTGTCAACAACCTCTCCTCGAACTACCAGCCTCCTCTCCCACCGCGACCCACAAACTATGGAACCAGCACTCCTACCTATCGCGGCTACAATTCCTTTGGCTCATATGGCGGCTTTGGAGGTTCCCCATACtatggaggaggaatgggaacaTTTGGGGGCTATGGCGGGTATGGGGGATACAACCGAtttggaatgggaggggagatgggtcCAGATGAAAATGGGTAAGTGTCCTTTATCATTCCATTGGTTTAGTAGGTCTAAGAAAGAAGTTAtagtctttctgtttatctaataGTTATCTTTGCTTTTTATCATTCAATTATTCTTTGGTTTTGTCATTTGTCTGTATGCTCTTGCATGTACTGTCTATTTTATGTTTCTGGCTCTTTAGTTTTTGCCTTATGTCTCCTCCTACATGAATATCCATATTAAtatccatttgtttatatatctatctcaggGTCATTGCCTTGCTGGAGCATAAgaggcccttccccctcctttttcagtGGTCCCTCAGTTTTACTGCTTGTCTCATCCCAATTTCCTGAAATGCATGATTCACTGagccctcctctcttttctcaagTATTGTATCTTCCAACAGTATCATCATGAACTGGTCCCCCTTTATGTCCATTTATCCCTCTTGTCTAATGatcaatcttttttatttttattttggtagTTATTTATTTTGGGATTGTCTCTGAAGGAAAAGTTGAACAGCATAGCAAGTTTTTTCTTATTTGCATATTATTCCTATTTCATTGGTTAAAAGGGACAATAAAGACAGTAGTTTAAATGAGCAGAGCTGAATCCCAGTGAAGGATGGGCATTACATGATTTTCAGCTGAAGTCATATACGAATTTGAGtgatcttttatatataaaataattaggTGTGTTAGTATGTCAACAGGACTATATTACACTAGATTAGATGCATTTGCTATCTACTCGGGTGTGGGCAGTCATGATGACAAAGTTTTACATATATTCGACatagtacagtattctgtgattactgtAATTGTATTTGGTAAAATGAAAATTTAAGCCATACATTGTACAAAAGAATATTAAGTTGATATACTTTTGCCACTGTGTTTACATAACAGTGTTCTGTGATTACGGTAATATTACATAGTAAATTTAGGGTATAGTAGGAGTATATCTTCCAGTATATCAGATGAATTGAAATAATCACATAGCTCTTTGTACCTCATggtaggtggtctgaaaggctgtatcacataaAAGTGTGAGACACCTGGAAATGTAAACATTACTGGGTGTCCTGCCGGTGCGATGCTAGGTCGGAGCTTGCGCTCTGATTTTGTCGCCGGGTGGCACACGGGTAAGTTCcagaaaaatattattttcgtCTTGAAAATGTATTGTTGCTAGTGTATTAATCACATTGTATTTTTCAGGTTTATACAGGCCGCAGAGGAAAGTTCGAGACAAGCCTTCCAGAGTATAGAAAGTATTGTTCATGCCTTTGGCTCAGTTAGTATGATGCTTGAGTCCACTTACCATGCTGTTCACAGgtaagattttgttttgttttctttcgttttattttttgataCTGGATAaagttatttctttcgttttattttttgataCTGGATGAAAGTTATTGCTTTTAGCaaattgtttattttgcttttatttatgcaAGTGTTCATTAAAAACTACATAGAAAGTGTTATTTGTAAACTATATGGAAAGGTGACAAAAGGACGCAAGCACCTCTATCAGTGAATATGTTATCTGCCTTTATATAGGTTCTTATGAGGGTTTCTGCCCAAGTACTTTTCATTTCTGacaatatttcattatttttttagcagTAAGCTTGCTAtagcaaacaaagacacataccaAATCAGAATTACAAttacaacaactaaaacaacaactagGACAAAAATGTTTTTCTGGTGTTAGCTAAGGATTCAAAGTGTTTTTTGCAATTTTGAAACTTGATTCCCATATAAACAGATTCCAATTGGAAGCATAAACTCTGCTTGTAATTTGGCTCTATATTGCTCCAACAAAGTCTTTGGATAAGCAGTCTGTTTTTTAGGTACATTTGCCCAATCTGTGGATAGACAATAAAGTTTTGATAATATGACACTGGTGCTGCTGTAAGAAATATACCCTCTTTGTAATTTAGGGCATgttgtatagatatatttctaaagCACAATCTGACAAGAAATATACAGAGAAATTATGTTCATTGGTTTATTTGCAGTTCTTTCCGGGCAGTACTTGGAGTAGCAGAGCATTTTTCCAGAATGAAGTCCCACTTTGCTCAGATTTTTTCTGCATTAGCAGTTGTCAGAACTCTGAGATGGCTCTATAGAAAACTTCTGTATATTATTGGTAAGGCTTACATGCTTTTTTATGTACtaaattttgattttgataaccTGATGATGCCATTGAgggcatatgtatttacatgtatataggaaaggtggaataatgcactactgcattgatatgatgaataaataatctcTCCGATTGGGACTCAAACCCTcactgttgcaggcaggtaactggaaCATGGAAGTGTATCTCAGTTATTAAGTGTCCGTCTTACAATTACCTGCCTGCTATGGCGAGGGTTTGAGTCCGATTCAGAGaggttatttatacatgtacatatgcccAGTCCactgtggttttgttttattgattttatttatgcaCAGATAACCCCAGAAGTGCTTAGTCATAAAAGCATAGATTTTAGGTCTACGTGACCTCACCTATTTACCCCTTTTTTGAGTTATTAGAAAGAAGTGTGCATCtatttactattaatatcattcatatcatcataatgacattactgtaataaggataatagtaatggttatgaaaaagaaaaatttccCCTCAAAATCCAAGAATTGGGTGTATAATCAATTGACATATGTATTACTAAGTGCTTGTGAAATTATTTATGCCTTAACAAAATTTATAAAACAACCACAGCAGACAGTGCATGTACCAGATACCTACAGGTTAATATTCATGAAAGATTTATGACTGatctgaatattattattgttgttacaatattattgttgttatgattattgttatttcatcatcatcatcacaaatgaTCAGCTACATTATCATAATCTGCTGTTATTTCAATGATTTTAAAGGACTGAGAAGTCAGGACCCAAATTTGGAAGCCATTTGGCACGCTGCAGGAAGTATGCCCCAGTCTCCTGCGGGGCCGCTCACTGAAGCAGACCTCAAAGCCTCCAGGTCTTCTTGGCCAATTGTCATGTTTTTGGCCGTTGTTTTTGGTGGCCCATATCTTATTTGGCGCCTCTTGTCCTCGCTGGCACCAACCGTCAAGTCCAAGACTAAGGCCTgggtgacaggggagggagaaCACTATGCTGCTgttggtgtttataattttcaggTAACATGTGAAAGGAATGGGCTGCATACGTAGTTAATGGTTTTCCATAAATGTTCAGTTGATATTTGGTTCATTGTTAGCCCACATAGTTATACTTAGTTTAAACAGATATGAATAAGGAATGGACGTGCTTCATGTaaaattttcctttatatttcattAGCCAGAATCCAGTGATGAAGCATTATTTAAAAATCTTTCCAAATAAGGAGAATTTGCAGAAATAGATGGTTTTAATTGCTCATGTCATAACTTCTGTTGCATGTTGAATTGGGAAACATTGCTGGATCTtgcaaataattatttttataatatacttTTTCCCCCAATTTTCAGGCTGGAAACCAAAAAGAACTAACCTTCAGTGCGGGCCAATATTTGTTTTTAGCCCCCAAGAATCAGCAGCCCAATGTGCGGGGATGGCTCTTAGcatcaaacaagaaaaacactGGTCTAGTCCCAGCCAATTACATCAAGATTTTGGGTCTGCGACAAGGGTCACCTCCAGTCAGTAACAGTGTTTCTAAGCAGCAAGGTAAGGTTACCTTGTGTTTAAGATTCTCTTTCAATTTATTCAGatcaaaagagaggagagattgtTAATAGGTTTGGTTTTCTAAATGTGTGAAAAACAGGTATTAAAAATCTTCAGGTCTAAACCTGTCTCCTAATAAACCTAGTCGTTTGTTTCTAATTTTTTGCCCATAAAAAAGATAACACATCAAGATAATGAGGTGATATTTTTACCACTTGTAGCCCATACTGTTGTGAACTATAGATATTTAGTTGCCCACCACTTTTTCTTATCAAGTACCATTACCAAATGTATGTAGTATTTTGGTATGTAATTGATGCTTCAAGTGACAGTACTGTggaaaatgatagcaatcataCATTAGGGGACAACTTGGGGTATTGGCAGCCACCCTATAccgtttttcatatttttcatacatACAAATCTTACCTCTTGATTCAGTAATTTCTGATGAAAACAGGCCAATAATTGAGCTCATTCATTTTAAGAACATTGTTAATGGAAACAATTGAAGGTTGGAGGGGAATGGTTAGCTAAAGTCAGATAGCTGGGCTATGGAGCTctgttcgtcttctttttttcattttagttctTCTGTGTACTTATTACTCTGTAAAATTCATAATACATTTCTATGCTGACACACAAGGAAGTCACATGCAAGCCATATTTCAAGTGTGCAAAGGCTGGATGATTTGAATTCCTCTTTTTTGTTTGGGGGGTGggttctctttgtt
This genomic stretch from Penaeus vannamei isolate JL-2024 chromosome 28, ASM4276789v1, whole genome shotgun sequence harbors:
- the LOC113810158 gene encoding peroxisomal membrane protein PEX13 isoform X1; the encoded protein is MAAPLKPWERNIPVNQRQPSFNPDQTNSFVTTPPHMAQSGGGGGVSVNNLSSNYQPPLPPRPTNYGTSTPTYRGYNSFGSYGGFGGSPYYGGGMGTFGGYGGYGGYNRFGMGGEMGPDENGFIQAAEESSRQAFQSIESIVHAFGSVSMMLESTYHAVHSSFRAVLGVAEHFSRMKSHFAQIFSALAVVRTLRWLYRKLLYIIGLRSQDPNLEAIWHAAGSMPQSPAGPLTEADLKASRSSWPIVMFLAVVFGGPYLIWRLLSSLAPTVKSKTKAWVTGEGEHYAAVGVYNFQAGNQKELTFSAGQYLFLAPKNQQPNVRGWLLASNKKNTGLVPANYIKILGLRQGSPPVSNSVSKQQDGQGSGITSNMGNRSITSGISGVPHSALPAQSEAQNSSDDYHVMDVGKFQKLSMSQPTQQTAAVHELSTPTPTQPLVSQENEKSEIPGVHDNGNFAQEYASYTDSAMKGLPQTDMPNCDEDKSVDLLPTTSDAADDTKDDSQKLLEKTT
- the LOC113810158 gene encoding peroxisomal membrane protein PEX13 isoform X2, with amino-acid sequence MAQSGGGGGVSVNNLSSNYQPPLPPRPTNYGTSTPTYRGYNSFGSYGGFGGSPYYGGGMGTFGGYGGYGGYNRFGMGGEMGPDENGFIQAAEESSRQAFQSIESIVHAFGSVSMMLESTYHAVHSSFRAVLGVAEHFSRMKSHFAQIFSALAVVRTLRWLYRKLLYIIGLRSQDPNLEAIWHAAGSMPQSPAGPLTEADLKASRSSWPIVMFLAVVFGGPYLIWRLLSSLAPTVKSKTKAWVTGEGEHYAAVGVYNFQAGNQKELTFSAGQYLFLAPKNQQPNVRGWLLASNKKNTGLVPANYIKILGLRQGSPPVSNSVSKQQDGQGSGITSNMGNRSITSGISGVPHSALPAQSEAQNSSDDYHVMDVGKFQKLSMSQPTQQTAAVHELSTPTPTQPLVSQENEKSEIPGVHDNGNFAQEYASYTDSAMKGLPQTDMPNCDEDKSVDLLPTTSDAADDTKDDSQKLLEKTT